One window from the genome of Azospirillum sp. B510 encodes:
- a CDS encoding DUF1302 domain-containing protein has protein sequence MRRARRARRSIACAVALGAGTVLAVPAAQAFEIDSGNPEVKVRWDTTAKYSSAFRVKDASPTLKGSANFDDGDRNFDRGLISNRVDLLSEMDVVYRGFGVRLSGAGWYDTVYNQSNDNDSPLTANQRSVAPNRFTGDTRRLHGRNVELLDAFAFGKVNIDDTTASFRVGRYALQWGESLFFGANGVAAAMAPIDIVKAQSVPNTQFKELIRPVEQMSGQWQISPDLSIGAYYQFRWEENRFPGSGSYFSTSDNFATGAERMNFGPFWAGRAPDIRAKNSGQGGVQARFQLGETDFGLYAMQYHDKSPQPYLRGLIPGPNVPAQFLWVYPENIRTFGASFSHTIGIFNIAGEASMRTNMPLASDAKLDLFGIVPSRFGGPTAAADNNGNPLYAVGRTAHAQISWLASLPPSFVAEEASFLGELACNRVLKVTKNPTALNPNANRDACNLRMVYEPSYRQVLSGLDLSVPVGFGYGMGNSAALGAAVNGNKVGDLSIGLKGVYENTWQMGLSYTHYFGPEGTFVDANNHVSFKQSLKDRDFVAMTLSRTF, from the coding sequence ATGCGGCGTGCGCGACGGGCGCGCCGGTCCATCGCCTGTGCCGTTGCGCTGGGTGCCGGGACCGTTCTGGCTGTGCCTGCGGCGCAGGCTTTTGAAATCGACAGCGGCAATCCCGAAGTCAAGGTCCGCTGGGACACCACGGCCAAGTACAGTTCGGCCTTTCGGGTCAAGGATGCGTCCCCGACGCTGAAGGGCTCGGCGAATTTCGACGACGGCGACCGGAATTTCGACCGCGGGCTGATTTCGAACCGGGTCGATCTGCTGTCGGAAATGGACGTCGTCTATCGCGGCTTCGGCGTCCGGCTCAGCGGGGCCGGGTGGTACGACACCGTCTACAACCAGTCCAACGACAATGATTCCCCGCTGACCGCCAACCAGCGCTCGGTGGCGCCCAACCGCTTTACCGGCGACACGCGCCGTCTGCATGGCCGCAACGTCGAACTGCTGGATGCCTTCGCCTTCGGCAAGGTCAACATCGACGACACCACGGCGTCGTTCCGCGTCGGGCGCTACGCGCTGCAATGGGGTGAAAGCCTGTTCTTCGGTGCCAACGGCGTCGCCGCCGCCATGGCTCCCATCGACATCGTGAAGGCGCAATCGGTTCCCAACACCCAGTTCAAGGAACTGATCCGCCCGGTGGAACAGATGTCCGGCCAGTGGCAGATTTCTCCGGATCTGTCGATCGGCGCCTATTATCAGTTCCGGTGGGAGGAAAACCGCTTTCCCGGTTCCGGCAGCTATTTCTCGACCTCCGACAATTTCGCCACCGGGGCGGAGCGGATGAATTTCGGCCCCTTCTGGGCCGGCCGCGCCCCCGACATCCGGGCCAAGAATTCCGGTCAGGGCGGCGTGCAGGCGCGCTTCCAGCTCGGCGAGACCGATTTCGGCCTCTACGCCATGCAGTATCATGACAAGTCGCCGCAACCCTATCTGCGCGGGCTGATCCCCGGCCCCAACGTGCCGGCGCAATTCCTGTGGGTCTATCCGGAAAACATCCGCACCTTCGGCGCCAGCTTCAGCCACACCATCGGCATCTTCAACATTGCGGGCGAAGCGTCGATGCGCACCAACATGCCGTTGGCGAGCGACGCGAAACTGGATCTGTTCGGCATCGTGCCGAGCCGGTTCGGCGGCCCGACCGCCGCCGCGGACAACAACGGCAATCCGCTCTACGCGGTGGGGCGCACGGCGCACGCGCAGATCTCGTGGCTGGCCAGCCTGCCGCCGAGCTTCGTTGCGGAAGAGGCGTCGTTCCTCGGCGAACTCGCCTGCAACCGGGTGCTGAAGGTGACGAAGAACCCGACCGCGCTCAATCCCAACGCCAACCGCGACGCCTGCAACCTGCGCATGGTCTACGAACCGTCCTACCGTCAGGTGCTGTCGGGACTCGACCTGTCGGTTCCGGTCGGCTTCGGCTACGGCATGGGCAATTCCGCGGCGCTGGGGGCTGCGGTCAACGGCAACAAGGTCGGCGATCTCAGCATCGGTCTGAAGGGCGTGTACGAGAACACCTGGCAGATGGGCCTGAGCTACACCCACTATTTCGGTCCGGAAGGGACCTTCGTCGACGCCAACAATCACGTCTCCTTCAAGCAATCGCTGAAGGACCGCGATTTCGTCGCCATGACGCTCAGCCGGACTTTTTGA
- a CDS encoding LysR family transcriptional regulator codes for MRFKRLDLNLLVALDALLRERNVSRAADGLNLSQSAMSNALARLRDYFNDDLLVQVGRKMELTPQAESLAESVRDILLRIDTAIAVQPEFIAADSKRTFNLLVSEYTTSVLMPTLLSLVHREAKNISFRFLPQNTSPEAMLTSGDADLLIMPENFIPPGHPSEQLYEDDFSCVVWRDSAAFGETLTVEEYLAASHIVAEFAAARASYESWFIKRYGAERRIAVVTPSFLTLCPLVVGTDCIATVHSRIARQALESLPIRLLPLPVEIPKLIQMVQWHKYRSQDPGLKWLRGHLRTAGQRIQTR; via the coding sequence ATGCGGTTCAAACGGCTGGATCTGAATCTTCTCGTCGCGCTGGACGCGCTGCTCCGGGAACGGAACGTCAGCCGGGCCGCCGATGGCCTGAACCTGTCGCAATCGGCGATGAGCAATGCGCTGGCCCGCCTGCGCGACTATTTCAACGACGACCTGCTGGTCCAGGTCGGCAGGAAGATGGAGTTGACGCCGCAGGCCGAATCCCTGGCGGAATCCGTCCGGGACATTCTATTGCGGATCGACACCGCCATCGCCGTGCAGCCGGAGTTCATCGCCGCGGACTCGAAACGGACCTTCAACCTTCTGGTCTCGGAATACACCACGTCGGTTCTGATGCCGACCCTGCTGTCGCTGGTCCACCGGGAGGCGAAGAACATCTCCTTCCGCTTCCTCCCCCAAAACACCTCGCCGGAAGCGATGCTGACCAGCGGAGACGCCGATCTGCTGATCATGCCGGAAAACTTCATTCCTCCCGGCCACCCCTCCGAACAACTGTACGAAGATGATTTTTCCTGCGTCGTCTGGCGCGACAGCGCGGCCTTCGGCGAGACGCTGACCGTCGAGGAGTATCTGGCCGCGTCCCACATCGTCGCGGAATTCGCCGCGGCCCGCGCGTCCTACGAAAGCTGGTTCATCAAACGCTATGGCGCGGAACGCCGGATTGCAGTCGTTACCCCCAGCTTTCTGACCTTGTGCCCGCTGGTGGTCGGCACCGACTGCATTGCGACGGTGCATTCCCGCATCGCCCGTCAGGCCCTGGAGTCCCTACCGATCCGACTATTGCCCCTGCCCGTCGAAATCCCGAAGCTCATCCAAATGGTGCAGTGGCACAAGTACCGTTCTCAGGATCCCGGCCTGAAATGGTTGCGCGGCCATTTGCGGACTGCCGGCCAGAGAATCCAGACCCGTTGA
- a CDS encoding IS66-like element accessory protein TnpA has protein sequence MAVQRIEVITGAGGRRTYSAEEKIRLVGEAHGGRGAVVAVARRHGVCTSLIYRWRRQFKSGELSAAAPSFVPVHVLEGPPSAGLLSPTKTPSAPEPAPSAERRAALVEVVLANGRVLRVAEDIAPATLRRLVGALDSP, from the coding sequence GTGGCAGTCCAACGTATCGAGGTCATCACCGGCGCCGGCGGGCGGCGCACCTACTCGGCCGAGGAGAAGATCCGCTTGGTCGGCGAGGCCCACGGCGGGCGCGGCGCCGTCGTCGCGGTGGCCCGCCGCCACGGCGTGTGCACCAGCCTGATCTACCGCTGGCGCCGACAGTTCAAGAGCGGAGAACTGTCTGCCGCGGCGCCCTCCTTCGTGCCGGTTCATGTGTTGGAGGGGCCGCCGTCCGCCGGCCTGCTCTCTCCCACCAAGACGCCGTCGGCGCCGGAGCCGGCACCCTCAGCCGAGCGCCGTGCCGCCCTGGTCGAGGTGGTTCTCGCCAACGGCCGCGTGCTGCGCGTCGCCGAGGATATCGCCCCGGCCACGCTGCGCCGACTGGTCGGCGCGTTGGATTCGCCATGA
- the tnpB gene encoding IS66 family insertion sequence element accessory protein TnpB (TnpB, as the term is used for proteins encoded by IS66 family insertion elements, is considered an accessory protein, since TnpC, encoded by a neighboring gene, is a DDE family transposase.) — protein sequence MISVPAGVRVYLAMGATDMRKGMDGLAMLAQQVLQQDPFAGHLFVFRGRQGHLVKVLYWDGQGFCLFTKRLEKGRFVWPISREGVAVLTPAQLAMLIEGMDWRAPQRTWRPEMAG from the coding sequence ATGATCTCGGTTCCCGCCGGGGTGCGGGTCTATCTGGCGATGGGCGCCACCGACATGCGCAAGGGCATGGACGGGTTGGCCATGCTCGCCCAGCAGGTCCTTCAGCAGGACCCGTTCGCCGGCCATTTGTTTGTTTTCCGGGGTCGGCAAGGTCATCTGGTGAAGGTTCTTTACTGGGATGGCCAGGGCTTCTGCCTGTTCACCAAGCGCCTGGAGAAGGGGCGCTTCGTGTGGCCGATCAGCCGCGAGGGCGTGGCGGTGCTCACTCCGGCCCAGTTGGCGATGCTCATCGAGGGCATGGATTGGCGCGCCCCGCAGCGCACATGGCGCCCGGAGATGGCGGGGTGA
- the istA gene encoding IS21-like element ISAzs2 family transposase — MPRARSDMRRIREVLRLRDEFGASQRQIADACRLPRSTVRDYLERLRASGLQYADVLGWTDVELEERLFPPPVTSARPVPDWRHISRELGRRGVTLRLLWEEYLEVHPGGYRYTQFVQHFRAWQGAHAEPRLRREHRPGAAIEVDYAGMTLTVGLGAEARQAQVFVACLPYSGYVYAEATWTQQAEEWLASHARLFEHLGGVPGKLVPDNLKVGVSHASFYDPAINPAYHDLARHYRTAVLPARVRRPRDKPSAENGVQQVERRVLAPLRDTPFATLDAANAALRDKLATLNAAPLSRRPQDTRAGLFAAEEQPTLRPLPPDRFVPGTWARHKVPPDYHLALDGGVYSVPHTLIGKTVDVHSTAGVISVFLRGKRMACHVRRQDGATVTLDAHRPANHRAVARFTPDAIQTELAAIGPAAALLFERILAGADHPEQAVRAGIGLIRLAATHGTSRLEQACQAALEANVGSYRYVQRWLTAPPATTADAAGAGEHTNLRGPSYYH; from the coding sequence ATGCCCCGAGCGAGGTCGGACATGCGGCGGATCAGAGAAGTCCTTCGTCTGCGGGATGAGTTTGGCGCCAGCCAACGGCAGATTGCCGATGCCTGCCGGCTGCCGCGCAGCACCGTGCGCGATTACCTGGAGCGGCTACGGGCCTCCGGGCTGCAGTACGCGGATGTGCTGGGCTGGACGGACGTCGAGCTGGAGGAGCGGCTGTTCCCGCCTCCGGTCACGTCGGCGCGCCCGGTGCCCGACTGGCGGCACATCAGCCGGGAACTCGGCCGCCGTGGCGTAACGCTGCGGCTGCTGTGGGAGGAATACCTGGAGGTCCATCCCGGCGGCTATCGCTACACCCAATTCGTCCAGCATTTCCGGGCATGGCAGGGTGCTCATGCCGAGCCGCGTCTGCGCCGGGAACATCGGCCGGGGGCGGCGATCGAGGTTGATTACGCTGGGATGACGCTGACCGTCGGGCTCGGCGCTGAGGCGCGGCAGGCCCAGGTGTTTGTCGCCTGCCTGCCGTATTCGGGCTACGTCTATGCCGAGGCGACCTGGACCCAGCAGGCGGAGGAGTGGCTGGCCTCCCACGCCCGGCTGTTCGAACATCTGGGCGGCGTGCCGGGCAAGCTGGTGCCGGATAACCTCAAGGTCGGCGTCAGCCACGCCTCCTTCTACGATCCGGCGATCAACCCGGCTTATCACGATCTCGCCCGGCACTACCGCACCGCCGTCCTGCCGGCCCGGGTGCGGCGCCCGCGCGACAAGCCCAGCGCCGAGAACGGCGTGCAGCAGGTCGAGCGGCGGGTGCTGGCCCCGCTGCGCGATACGCCCTTCGCCACGCTGGACGCCGCCAACGCGGCCTTGCGCGACAAGCTGGCCACCCTCAATGCCGCTCCCTTGAGCCGCCGGCCGCAGGACACGCGCGCCGGCCTGTTCGCCGCCGAGGAGCAGCCGACCCTGCGCCCCTTGCCGCCGGACCGCTTCGTGCCGGGCACCTGGGCGCGCCACAAGGTCCCGCCCGACTATCATCTCGCTCTCGACGGCGGCGTCTACTCGGTGCCCCACACGCTGATCGGCAAGACGGTCGACGTGCACAGCACCGCCGGCGTGATCAGCGTCTTCCTGCGCGGCAAGCGGATGGCCTGCCATGTCCGCCGGCAGGACGGCGCCACCGTGACGCTGGACGCCCATCGCCCCGCCAACCACCGGGCCGTCGCCCGCTTCACCCCCGATGCCATCCAGACCGAACTGGCCGCCATCGGCCCGGCCGCCGCGCTGCTGTTCGAACGCATCCTGGCCGGCGCCGATCACCCCGAACAGGCGGTGCGGGCCGGGATCGGCCTGATCCGCTTGGCGGCCACCCACGGCACCAGCCGGCTGGAGCAAGCCTGCCAGGCGGCGCTGGAGGCCAACGTCGGATCCTACCGCTACGTCCAGCGCTGGTTGACCGCTCCCCCGGCCACAACGGCGGACGCGGCCGGTGCCGGCGAGCACACCAATCTGCGCGGCCCTTCCTACTATCACTGA
- the istB gene encoding IS21-like element ISAzs2 family helper ATPase IstB, with protein sequence MMKHVNHERLRQLRLYGMAKGLEALERLPDRGQLAFDEQLGTLIEREAAERANTALASRLKRARLRQTACLEDLDLRTPRGLDRGVVRELATGRWVKENRPVLITGPTGIGKTWLACALGNQAAREGHSVLYTRLTRLLDDLATARLDGSLARLLRRIARLDLLILDDWAMTELTAPQRLDLMEVIDDRHDRAATMLATQVPVANWHRLIGDATYADAILDRLVHRAYRIDLHGDSMRRTKADAASETPDT encoded by the coding sequence ATGATGAAGCACGTCAACCACGAGCGGCTGCGCCAGTTGCGGCTGTACGGCATGGCCAAGGGGTTGGAGGCGCTGGAACGCCTGCCCGATCGCGGCCAACTGGCCTTCGACGAGCAGTTGGGCACGCTGATCGAGCGGGAAGCGGCAGAGCGCGCCAACACCGCACTCGCCAGCCGACTGAAACGTGCCCGGCTGCGCCAGACGGCCTGCCTGGAGGACCTCGACCTGCGCACCCCGCGTGGGCTCGATCGCGGTGTTGTGCGCGAGCTGGCCACCGGGCGCTGGGTGAAGGAGAACCGGCCGGTTCTGATCACCGGCCCGACCGGGATCGGCAAGACCTGGCTGGCCTGTGCACTCGGCAACCAGGCGGCGCGGGAAGGCCACAGCGTACTCTACACCCGGCTGACCCGCCTGCTGGACGATCTGGCCACCGCCCGCCTGGACGGTTCGCTCGCCCGGCTGCTGCGACGGATCGCCCGGCTCGACCTGCTGATCCTGGATGACTGGGCGATGACCGAGCTGACCGCGCCTCAGCGCCTGGACCTGATGGAGGTGATCGATGACCGCCACGACCGGGCCGCAACCATGCTGGCCACCCAAGTTCCCGTGGCCAACTGGCATCGGCTCATCGGCGATGCCACCTACGCCGACGCCATCCTCGACCGCCTCGTGCATCGGGCCTACCGCATCGACCTGCATGGCGACTCCATGCGCCGCACCAAGGCCGATGCCGCCAGCGAAACCCCCGACACCTAA
- a CDS encoding IS66-like element accessory protein TnpA, whose product MTIQRVEVITGQERRRQFSDEEKLRLVEEAFQPGVKATEVARRLGVDVSLLYRWRRQFFGQQPRLPAFMPITVATDAPAPEEVAEPTAAPAAPPAGLIEVEFATARLRITGPVDPALVGTVIAALSGRSA is encoded by the coding sequence ATGACTATCCAACGCGTCGAGGTGATCACGGGCCAGGAGCGGCGGCGGCAGTTCAGCGACGAGGAGAAGCTGCGGCTGGTCGAAGAGGCGTTCCAGCCGGGCGTCAAGGCGACCGAAGTCGCCCGGCGCCTGGGCGTGGACGTCAGCCTGCTGTACCGCTGGCGCCGCCAGTTCTTCGGTCAGCAGCCCCGGCTGCCCGCCTTCATGCCGATCACCGTCGCCACCGACGCTCCGGCACCGGAGGAGGTGGCAGAGCCGACAGCGGCGCCAGCGGCCCCACCAGCCGGTCTCATCGAGGTCGAATTCGCGACGGCGCGCTTGCGCATCACCGGCCCGGTCGATCCGGCCCTGGTCGGCACGGTGATCGCCGCGCTGTCGGGACGGTCGGCATGA
- the tnpB gene encoding IS66 family insertion sequence element accessory protein TnpB (TnpB, as the term is used for proteins encoded by IS66 family insertion elements, is considered an accessory protein, since TnpC, encoded by a neighboring gene, is a DDE family transposase.), whose translation MIPVPSGVRVWLAGGVTDMRCGMNSLALKVQEGLGRDPHAGDLYVFRGRRGD comes from the coding sequence ATGATCCCGGTCCCCTCGGGCGTTCGGGTCTGGCTGGCGGGCGGGGTCACCGACATGCGCTGCGGGATGAACTCTCTGGCGCTGAAGGTCCAGGAGGGTCTTGGCCGCGATCCCCATGCCGGCGATTTATACGTCTTCCGTGGACGTCGCGGGGATTGA
- a CDS encoding recombinase family protein: MSTKITVDHLGRGAAIYVRQSTPGQLINHTESRRRQYDLADAARAAGFVDVMIIGEDLGRSGSGLECRPGFQKLVAAVCAGTVGAVSCIEASRLARNGRDWHHLIDLCALAGALVVDPDGVYDPRLLNDRLLLGLKGTMSEYELSLLRQRGIEARDGKARRGELRFTLPPGYCWNEAGRIEIDPDARVAGAIRMLFSKFRELGSARQVFLWARAAELSLPVVRRNLIACKILWQPPAYHTVIQVLQNPIYAGAYVFGRRGNRTRVVEGRARKTSGHKRERTDWNTLLRDNHEGYITWAEFEEHQRMLEENAHMQKRAARKAGRGGRALLTGLVRCGHCGRKMRVFYGMQSGHAHRYQCRGDDAHVGVGLCIGIGGIRVDRAVVAQMLEAVSTRAVEAALLAADQAAAAGAEERAALERELEAARYDASLAARRYDLVEPEKRHVVRELEARWNTALERVAQIERRIAEAEARSSARPRVNRAALLGLAHDLSAAWNAPTADTRTRQRLTRLLVEEVVIDLDDTAHEAVLRIHWVGGRHTELRVPRARTGRRANKAHPGAVEVVRKLSGHWPDHEISVTLNRMKCRSDNGETWTTVKVRLLRERLGLSDFDPTVPRPETLTADKAAKRLGISIPSVHRLIQRGILPATQLVSSAPWHIPVAALDTDAVRTGVNEIKARRPKNLIDYQRDETMPLPGL; encoded by the coding sequence ATGAGCACCAAGATCACCGTTGATCATCTGGGCCGCGGTGCCGCGATCTATGTTCGCCAATCCACACCTGGTCAATTGATCAACCACACGGAAAGCCGTCGCCGACAGTATGACTTGGCTGACGCCGCACGGGCGGCTGGGTTCGTCGATGTCATGATCATCGGTGAGGACCTTGGCCGCTCCGGTTCCGGCCTCGAATGCCGTCCTGGCTTTCAGAAGCTGGTGGCGGCGGTCTGCGCCGGCACCGTCGGTGCCGTCTCTTGCATCGAGGCATCGCGGCTGGCCCGCAACGGCCGGGATTGGCACCACCTCATTGACCTTTGTGCTCTGGCTGGGGCGTTGGTCGTCGACCCAGATGGGGTCTATGATCCAAGGCTGCTGAACGACCGCCTTCTGCTCGGCCTGAAGGGAACAATGTCGGAGTACGAACTCAGCCTGCTGCGTCAACGCGGCATCGAAGCCCGAGACGGAAAAGCCCGTAGGGGCGAACTGCGGTTCACGCTACCGCCCGGCTACTGCTGGAACGAGGCCGGACGGATCGAAATCGATCCTGACGCGCGCGTTGCCGGCGCGATCCGGATGCTGTTCAGCAAGTTCCGCGAACTGGGCAGCGCCCGCCAAGTTTTTCTCTGGGCGCGCGCCGCCGAGCTGTCACTCCCCGTCGTGCGGCGCAACCTCATCGCCTGCAAAATCCTTTGGCAGCCGCCGGCCTACCACACGGTGATCCAGGTCCTGCAGAACCCGATCTATGCCGGCGCCTACGTGTTCGGCCGACGGGGTAATCGGACTCGCGTTGTCGAGGGTCGGGCTCGGAAGACGAGCGGGCATAAACGAGAGCGCACCGACTGGAATACCCTGCTGCGCGACAACCACGAGGGCTACATCACCTGGGCCGAGTTCGAGGAGCATCAGCGCATGCTCGAGGAAAATGCCCACATGCAGAAGCGTGCCGCCCGCAAAGCTGGCCGTGGTGGCCGTGCTCTGTTGACCGGGCTGGTCCGGTGCGGGCACTGCGGTCGCAAGATGCGGGTCTTCTACGGCATGCAGTCGGGGCATGCCCACCGGTACCAATGCCGAGGTGACGATGCCCATGTCGGTGTCGGTCTGTGCATCGGCATCGGCGGTATTCGTGTCGACCGGGCGGTCGTGGCGCAGATGCTGGAAGCCGTCTCTACCAGAGCGGTGGAGGCTGCCCTGCTTGCCGCCGACCAGGCGGCTGCGGCGGGGGCGGAAGAGCGGGCAGCGCTGGAGCGCGAGTTGGAGGCGGCCCGCTATGATGCCTCGTTGGCGGCTCGCCGGTACGACCTCGTGGAGCCGGAAAAGCGCCATGTTGTGAGAGAACTGGAAGCGCGCTGGAATACGGCTCTGGAACGGGTGGCGCAGATCGAACGTCGGATTGCCGAGGCCGAGGCGCGCTCATCGGCGCGCCCAAGGGTGAACAGGGCGGCTCTTCTGGGGTTGGCTCACGATCTGTCGGCGGCCTGGAATGCACCGACAGCGGACACGCGAACTCGGCAACGTCTGACCCGGCTACTCGTGGAGGAGGTGGTGATCGACCTCGACGACACAGCGCACGAGGCGGTGCTGCGGATCCACTGGGTAGGTGGCCGACACACCGAACTGCGTGTCCCACGGGCCAGGACCGGGCGTCGAGCGAACAAAGCACATCCAGGAGCGGTGGAGGTCGTGCGCAAGCTGTCCGGGCATTGGCCGGATCATGAGATCTCCGTCACGTTGAACCGCATGAAGTGCCGAAGCGATAACGGAGAGACCTGGACGACCGTGAAGGTTCGGTTGTTGCGGGAGCGACTTGGCCTTTCCGATTTCGACCCGACTGTACCCCGTCCCGAGACGCTGACGGCCGACAAGGCAGCGAAGCGGCTCGGCATCTCGATTCCCTCCGTACACCGCCTTATTCAGCGTGGGATCCTGCCGGCAACGCAGCTTGTCTCATCGGCCCCGTGGCACATTCCCGTGGCAGCCTTGGACACGGACGCCGTGCGAACGGGCGTGAACGAGATTAAGGCGCGGCGCCCCAAGAACCTCATTGATTATCAAAGAGATGAGACGATGCCGCTGCCAGGATTGTGA
- the tnpB gene encoding IS66 family insertion sequence element accessory protein TnpB (TnpB, as the term is used for proteins encoded by IS66 family insertion elements, is considered an accessory protein, since TnpC, encoded by a neighboring gene, is a DDE family transposase.): MHYVTRFGDMVKCLWHDGLGMSLYAKRLERGRFIWPSPASGAVAISASQFAYLLDAIDWRNPQQTWRPRSAG; encoded by the coding sequence ATGCACTATGTCACGCGATTTGGTGACATGGTGAAGTGCCTGTGGCATGACGGGCTCGGCATGTCGCTGTACGCCAAGAGGCTTGAACGGGGCCGTTTCATCTGGCCCAGCCCGGCCAGCGGAGCCGTGGCCATTTCCGCGTCCCAGTTCGCGTATCTGCTCGACGCCATCGACTGGCGCAATCCGCAGCAGACTTGGAGACCGCGCTCGGCCGGATAG
- a CDS encoding IS66-like element ISAzs20 family transposase (programmed frameshift) gives MDALPDTIDALRAALIEARGRAALAEADAAQARAERSGDQALIATLKLQIEKLQRDLYGRRSERTSRLLGQLEFQLEEAQASVGEDDLAAEQVAEATGAARITRKAPSRKPFPAHLPRERVVIPAPAVCPCCGSTRLCKLGESVTETAERIPARWKIIQTVREKFSCRDCETISQPPAPFHTTPRGWAGPNLLATLLFEKFGQHQPLNRQCERFAKEGMEISLSTAADQVGAACGVLKPLLDRLAAHVLAAERLHGEPPKGQRSYDTTVPVLAKGKTDTGRIWVYVRDDRPFAGAAAPAALFHYSRDRGGGHPEAHLAGWAGVLQADAYAGYNRLYDASRQPEPVAEVLCWAHARRKFFELADIAANKRRGKGAPPISPLALEAVRRIDPLFDIEREALGRSAADRLAVRTELSKPQVEELENWMRTARAGMSKHAPVAKAMDYMLTRWEGFTRFLRDGRVCLTNNAAERALRGIALGRKAWLFCGSDRGGQRAAAMYSLIVTAKMNDIDPQAWLADVLARINDLPQTKLHELLPWEWKRLHEATTAT, from the exons ATGGACGCCCTGCCCGACACCATCGACGCCCTGCGCGCCGCGCTGATCGAAGCGCGTGGCCGGGCTGCGTTGGCCGAGGCGGACGCCGCCCAGGCGCGGGCCGAACGGTCCGGCGACCAGGCGCTGATCGCCACCCTGAAGCTCCAGATCGAGAAGCTCCAGCGCGACCTCTACGGCCGGCGCTCCGAACGGACCTCCCGACTGCTCGGCCAGCTCGAATTCCAGTTGGAGGAGGCGCAGGCAAGCGTCGGCGAGGACGATCTGGCGGCGGAACAGGTGGCCGAGGCGACCGGCGCGGCCCGCATCACCCGCAAGGCGCCGTCGCGCAAGCCGTTCCCGGCGCACCTGCCGCGCGAGCGCGTCGTGATCCCGGCGCCGGCGGTGTGCCCATGCTGCGGCTCGACCCGGCTGTGCAAGCTGGGTGAAAGCGTGACCGAGACGGCCGAGCGCATTCCCGCGCGGTGGAAAATCATCCAGACGGTGCGCGAGAAATTCTCCTGCCGGGACTGCGAGACGATCAGCCAGCCGCCGGCACCGTTCCACACCACGCCGCGCGGCTGGGCGGGGCCGAACCTGCTGGCCACGCTGCTGTTCGAGAAGTTCGGCCAGCATCAGCCGCTGAACCGCCAGTGCGAGCGCTTCGCCAAGGAGGGCATGGAGATCAGCCTGTCCACCGCGGCCGACCAGGTGGGGGCGGCCTGCGGCGTGCTGAAGCCGCTGCTCGACCGGCTCGCAGCGCATGTGCTGGCGGCGGAGCGGTTGCACGGCGAGCC CCCGAAGGGCCAGCGAAGCTACGACACGACCGTGCCGGTGCTGGCGAAGGGCAAGACCGACACCGGCCGCATCTGGGTCTATGTGCGCGACGATCGCCCCTTCGCGGGCGCGGCGGCACCGGCGGCGCTGTTCCACTACTCCCGCGACCGTGGCGGCGGGCATCCCGAGGCACATCTGGCCGGTTGGGCCGGAGTGCTGCAGGCCGACGCCTATGCCGGATACAACCGCCTCTACGACGCGAGCCGCCAGCCGGAGCCCGTGGCCGAGGTCCTGTGTTGGGCGCACGCGCGTCGGAAATTCTTCGAACTCGCCGATATCGCCGCCAACAAGCGGCGCGGCAAGGGGGCGCCCCCGATTTCTCCGCTGGCGCTGGAGGCGGTGCGGCGCATCGACCCGCTGTTCGACATCGAGCGCGAAGCCCTCGGGCGCTCGGCAGCCGACCGTCTGGCGGTGCGCACAGAGCTGTCCAAGCCCCAGGTCGAGGAACTGGAAAACTGGATGCGAACGGCCCGGGCCGGGATGTCGAAGCACGCGCCGGTGGCCAAGGCGATGGACTACATGCTGACCCGCTGGGAAGGCTTCACCCGCTTCCTGCGTGACGGACGGGTCTGCCTGACCAACAATGCTGCCGAACGAGCGTTGCGTGGAATCGCCCTTGGCAGGAAGGCATGGCTATTCTGCGGATCGGATCGAGGCGGGCAGCGCGCCGCCGCCATGTACAGCCTGATCGTGACGGCAAAGATGAACGACATCGATCCCCAGGCGTGGCTGGCCGACGTCCTGGCCCGCATCAACGATCTGCCGCAGACCAAGCTGCACGAACTGCTGCCCTGGGAATGGAAGCGGCTGCACGAGGCGACCACGGCGACCTGA